From the Deltaproteobacteria bacterium genome, one window contains:
- a CDS encoding insulinase family protein, protein MSRSSRAALVLACAASVAVGCAPRGALFGASRSTPPSIGPPAAAVTMPRVTERVLANGLTVLVSEYHALPIMRFHLLLPGGAAYDPAGKEGVAELTAELLDQGTIRRSAEDLAREVEFLGGQLGADAGTDFSTVGGEFLSKDFDAGLDLFSDVVLHPAFRADELKRTRGLMLAGLVSGRDNPATVAETCYARWLYGAHPYGHLSRGTEGSVRRLGGPDVQRFYARHYVPDHAILVVIGDAPSADILARVERAFGGWKRGGAAVEPPAAPSRISGRRILLVDKPDATQTHIRIGNIAIARTDPSYVAANVTSTILGGGFGARLIDELRVKRSLTYGAWSGFAARKAPGDFRVGTFTKVETTGEALEVALGVLDGFAAKGATSEELARAQSLLTGQFPKQLETPGAVAGKLAELAGFGLPRSDLEAYPARVNATSLADVARLARRWVPTADAAIVVVGPAERIAPQLAKFGTVERTTPAGCEGPQAPTAAGR, encoded by the coding sequence ATGTCGCGTTCTTCGCGTGCCGCCCTCGTGCTCGCGTGCGCGGCTTCCGTGGCGGTCGGGTGCGCGCCGCGCGGCGCGCTCTTCGGCGCGAGCCGGTCGACGCCGCCGTCGATCGGGCCGCCGGCGGCCGCGGTCACGATGCCGCGGGTCACCGAGCGGGTCCTCGCGAACGGCCTCACGGTGCTCGTCTCGGAGTACCACGCGCTGCCGATCATGCGCTTCCACCTCCTCCTCCCCGGCGGTGCGGCGTACGATCCGGCCGGCAAGGAGGGCGTCGCCGAGCTCACGGCCGAGCTCCTGGACCAGGGCACGATCCGGCGTAGCGCCGAGGACCTCGCGCGCGAGGTCGAGTTCCTCGGCGGCCAGCTCGGTGCCGATGCCGGCACCGACTTCTCCACGGTCGGGGGGGAGTTCCTGAGCAAGGATTTCGATGCCGGTCTCGATCTCTTCAGCGACGTGGTGTTGCATCCTGCCTTCCGCGCCGACGAGCTGAAGCGCACGCGGGGCCTCATGCTCGCCGGCCTCGTCTCCGGACGCGACAACCCGGCCACGGTCGCCGAGACTTGCTACGCGCGCTGGCTCTACGGCGCGCACCCCTACGGCCACCTCTCGCGCGGCACCGAGGGGAGCGTGCGGCGTCTCGGCGGCCCCGACGTGCAGCGTTTCTACGCGCGGCACTACGTGCCCGACCACGCCATCCTCGTCGTGATCGGGGACGCGCCGAGCGCCGACATCCTCGCCAGGGTCGAGCGCGCCTTCGGCGGATGGAAGCGGGGCGGAGCGGCGGTCGAGCCGCCGGCGGCGCCGAGCCGCATCAGCGGTCGGCGCATCCTGCTGGTCGACAAGCCCGACGCCACCCAGACCCACATCCGCATCGGCAACATCGCGATCGCCCGTACCGATCCGAGCTACGTGGCCGCCAACGTCACCAGCACGATCCTCGGCGGCGGGTTCGGGGCGCGGCTGATCGACGAGCTGCGCGTGAAGCGGAGCCTCACCTACGGCGCGTGGAGCGGCTTCGCCGCGCGTAAGGCGCCGGGCGATTTCCGGGTCGGCACGTTCACCAAGGTCGAGACGACGGGCGAGGCGCTCGAGGTCGCGCTCGGCGTGCTCGACGGCTTCGCGGCGAAGGGCGCGACGTCCGAGGAGCTGGCGCGGGCGCAGAGCCTGCTGACGGGCCAGTTCCCGAAGCAGCTCGAGACGCCGGGCGCCGTCGCGGGGAAGCTCGCGGAGCTCGCCGGGTTCGGGCTCCCGCGGAGCGATCTCGAGGCCTATCCGGCGCGCGTGAACGCGACCTCGCTCGCGGACGTGGCGCGTCTCGCCCGGCGCTGGGTGCCGACCGCCGACGCCGCGATCGTCGTCGTGGGCCCGGCCGAGCGCATCGCGCCGCAGCTCGCGAAGTTCGGGACGGTGGAGCGAACGACGCCCGCCGGCTGCGAGGGGCCGCAGGCGCCGACGGCGGCGGGTCGCTGA